Part of the Listeria innocua genome is shown below.
TGGAAATGTCGCATTAAGTCCGGTTTCAAGAATCCCATACAAAAACGGTGGAATCATCGCAACCCAAGCCATCTTAAATACGCCCGAAAAGCGTTTTATACTTCCCCAAAAAGAAATTTTCCGAATAACAGCCTTTTCTCCCACGAAATCATTTCGAATAAACCAAACAAGGCTCCAAGCAATCAATACTAAAATACCTGACAAAAAGAAAGGCAAGTTTGCATTTACTTTTGCCAAATTCACCAACTGTGGCCCAATCGCAAATCCTACAGAGAAAAACAAACCATAAATAGCCATATTCCGACCACGCTTACTAGGATCACTCATTGCTCCAATCCATGTCTGCGAAGAAAAATGCAACATATGATCCCCAATACCAATAAGCAATCGCAATATAAACCAAAAATATAAATTAAACCAAATAGGAAAAGCAAATATTGCAATCGCAACAAGCCCTCCGCCAACTAATATTATAGGCTTGTAACCATATTTATGTAAAGGTGCCTCAATAAATGGAGAAACCAGTAAAACACCTAAGTAAATTCCTGTTGCATGAAACCCATTTATTCCAGCACTTACCCCTTTTTCTTCTAAAATTATCGCAATAAGTGGCAGTAAAACACCTTGAGATAATCCAGATATAGCTACAACCATCGTTAAAATCCAAAACTTCCCTTTTGCCCCCATAACACACCTCCGAAAAACTTACTAAAAAAAAACAATGTCGATGTTCGACATTGTTTTTTAGATGACCCGTACGGGAATCGAACCCGTGTTACCGCCGTGAAAGGGCGGTGTCTTAACCGCTTGACCAACGGGCCATATC
Proteins encoded:
- a CDS encoding MFS transporter produces the protein MGAKGKFWILTMVVAISGLSQGVLLPLIAIILEEKGVSAGINGFHATGIYLGVLLVSPFIEAPLHKYGYKPIILVGGGLVAIAIFAFPIWFNLYFWFILRLLIGIGDHMLHFSSQTWIGAMSDPSKRGRNMAIYGLFFSVGFAIGPQLVNLAKVNANLPFFLSGILVLIAWSLVWFIRNDFVGEKAVIRKISFWGSIKRFSGVFKMAWVAMIPPFLYGILETGLNATFPVVGLRDGLDTMMIAMIISSFSVGTIIFQVPIGIISDKFGRGKMLPLLTGAGAVVFVLTAFVKIPIFFVIFFFILGILLGSLYSLGLSYMTDLTPLELLPAGNILVGMFFSLGSIIGPSATGMMIGIFGNQIFYFVVAGILLLGCLLLALGGRKEAH